AAACAACCCTCCGAAAACGTTAGAGCTCCATTTGTGTCGTGCAGAATAAAATTCtgggattaaaaaaaattaatcgagTGAGTAAATACCAAGACTAAAGTTTATTTGGTTGGTTTTAATTGAGTTGGTCAAACTATTCCTTAGCACAGAATAGGAAAAGACATAGGAATCTTTGTCTTCAGGTCAAAATCTTTATGACAGATTGCCTGTGTGATAACCCCTCTCATCTTCTGCAAGGCTCCTGGCTCGTAacgggtgtgtgtgtgaaggagaGAGCAAGGGGGTCAACTTGCCCTTTGCACAACTATTGTTCCCTAGAGTGTCTGCCCACCCCCTGCACATTGCCTTCCAGCCCTCCCAGCTCCATGAGATGAAGAGACGGCGTGCCAAAGAGTACCAGAGCTTCCAAATGAGGTGCTTTGCATCATGTTATGCCAGTAAAATGAGGTTTATGTTTCACATAGTTAATAGATGGGAGATTACTTGCAAATGATATGTTTAGGCAATTTTATTCCAAAGTATCATTTTGCTAATGTGTATTTGTGCACACCAGGCATTTTAgtcatttatttagttattttttagCGTATGCTTACATTTTTATGACTAGACAAGTAAATATGAAAACAGCATGTAAGATATGCATATTTCTTTTTGTGTAAAGGTCACAGACCCCGGCTGATCTGCTGATTGTAGCTGAAGCTAACAGCCCCCTGCAGTACCCAACACAGGGTGTGGAGGTTCGGCCACTTAAAACCATCCTTATACCAGGTATTGGTTTTAATATCCGTTTGAACTTTTGTGAACATCTTTCCAGTAATTTGCTACTATAAATCATACAGTactaaattgtttttaatgtaaaaattacAAATTGCGAGGGTTAGTTTAGAGTTAGGGGTTAGAACGTACAGTTTgttcagtataaaaatcataatGTTAATGGAGGTCACCATGAAACATGAAAGCACCATATGTCGGTGTGtgaattaaaaacattcaagAATAACAATGCAGTCCCAATACCAGCATGactttaaaatgtgttgtttaatgATTCCATTCACGCATCTATTCAGGAATCAAAattagaaaatgaaaccatGAAGTCTGACAGCATGTGTTTCACTGTACAGAACAATAATGTGATGTTCATAAGTGAGATCTGGAAAGAGCTTGTTATTAGATTATGTAATGGACCTTGTTGGTAATAGAGGCTGGTTTGATTTAGTTACAGGCAATGGACATTAACAGTACATGACTCTAATGTGTTGTAGGTTTGGCCTTAAAAGATCTGCCCAGAGATGTCTACAGTGTAAGTGAAATTACATATaaggttgtttttttatttatttttcatttgtcttgAGCATTTTACTGTATTCCTTTTTAAGACCAGGCATATATTAATGACATTACATATCACTAAAAATagagatatttcatttgaatgattataattaaattgtatattaatttgattgtGTCTCTTCCTGTTTTACTGTAGGTGAACTTCTCAGCATCTTTGGGCACATTTAATGTGGCAGCTGAGGTGGAGGGGGTAAAAGTCAGGGGTGATGGTGAGATGCACATGACCCTGAGCAGCAGCTTTTTGCCAAGTCTAAACCGACAGCTCCAGTTTATCACCTACACCAACACTCTGTTCCACCCCAGCACTGCTGACACAGGTATGCAGCATCTGGGTAATTTCTACAGAAAAAGACCCGTAAATTGCTTTAAAAATCAATTGGTTTAGGAACAGAGCATTATTGAatccaaataaacacaaacactgcagGACTGCATAacctgtatttcatatgttgtttttatgcGCATGTGATTTAGTGCAGTTAGAAACAGAAGGACATCAGGCCCTTTTCACCATCAAGATCCGGCATGGAGTGACACCCAAACTCTACAATACAGGCTCTGTTACAGATCAAGGTAAACAATATCCAACACTCATGTACAATACAGAAATAATGCTGTTACATTATGCATCAGTAGATTTAGaattgtttaaaacataaaatcaatGTTTTATGTATGTAATTGCATGATTACATGCAAATAACTAACACAAATGAGTAAGCTCATATGGATTCTACGGAATTGTTTTCGTAATTTCTGCACACTGATTTTGTGGGAAAACATGCAAGTCTATGAAATGATTTACAACTTAGGAAAAAGTGAgagttgaaaaaaatatttcatgaacCAAAGGGTGAAGGATGAGTATATGAATGACATGTGTTCCACTTATGCAGAAATATGCAGATGTTTTCACATAGTTCTGTCGAACCGTATCTATCTGGGGCTTCAAGTGAGTAAATTATAgccatgtgttttctctcacATTTATCATTCCATGTGTTTATTCTCAGAGTACAACATCAGTGCTCTCGTGACCATAGCAACCAAAACTTTCCTGCGGTATGACAAGCTCCAGGATTTAATTGACAGCATTCGACGGTACTACCCAACAGTTACAATAGTCATAGCAGATGACAGTGAGCATCCTAAAACGGTGTCTGGTCCGTATATTGAACATTACATTATGCCCTTTGGAAAGGTAAGTCTTGGTGTTTCTTTCACCTGTTTATAAAGTGCTTCTAATGTGTTCATGACCATTGTGATGGGATCTGTGTATGAATGCTCATGTCTCAGGGCTGGTTTGCTGGTCGTAACCTGGCCGTGTCACAGGTGACCACCAAGTATGTACTGTGGGTGGATGATGACTTTATATTCACTGCCAACACAAAGCTGGAGAAGCTGGTGGACGTGCTGGAAAAAACCACACTTGACCTGGTGAGAAGCTATAGTGTTACAGATACTGTATGTTACCTGCACATAGGGGTGTGCGATATTGGCAAAAAATGATTATCTCCATGTGTTCTGGGATTTTGCTGATAACGATAACCAAACGATATTTTAAATGCATCCTTAGAAAATATGTTTGTAAGTCTTATATTGTACTACTAGCTTAATTTTGCAACACGCTAACAGAATATTGATTACTCATAATagtaataatgaaaacaataaattgaagaGAAGTCTTaaggtttattattttaaataacaaaacaaagaaattacaAAACACTGctcaatgaaaatattttttacattacaattttaaatgtttgcatttataaacaaatgacTCTCTTCAAGTTCTGTAAAATGTGTCAAAAAGCTTCAATAAAATACATGGCGAACAGTAGCACTGTACAATTGCACAAAGATACTAGAGAAAATGTAAGTTTTCAACAATTTGCAAAAGAATTAAATCACTTAAAGGTACactgcgggatgttttgtatgatctattaacagaaatgcaatataacatacaaaactgtgtctttagatgtgtataaaaaccttacgtaatgaaaagttatgtttttaataccttagaataaaccagttgtatctacatagggagcaagcctatctacatcgaatttgttatgttgcgcagccatgttttgtacagtaagctctaacggacaaacagctctacagagcgcgtttcgtatatgttggtcttcgtgtgtgtttttagacgcagcttgcgtcatcactgagttgaagacgcacaaagtagtaagtcgtagtacggagaggaggaggagtagtcgtcatctagctgaagcaattgattgttctgtcttagaagttttgataaaatggaggaccatgagtattgtgcacaagagccgacagagcgtgaatctccgtcgtcaaagaagcgcaaacgtgatgctgccagacgaattagagacaaacggcggcagaaatccaggataaacatcggtgtatctattaccagatggaaggcactgttgaaagacaaatgttttcaaggctacgccgaagttgcctgttttctgctagactggtaagataattcaacattttcaatgtttccactttttcaatgtttaccaaacaactgttttgttgaaatggtaacgttagcattttatacaaatggccatataacctccgaatgatgtttttccgtccctgcggtacgtactccggttgttcctgactttacaaagggggagacaaacgtctactaacttacacctaaaggtcagtttatggttctgcgtaggacctacgccgtaacctacggcgtagcctacgcagagccgcgtaccctacgccgtagcctgacgcgcacctctccaaaaatgtaacaacgcgtcaactcaacgcggaccctacgcggaccgcaagcgctgtgattggtcggtttggcagcatcgtacttccttctacgcatttccggcatcttcttctctggtgtcttcttccggcaagttcagagtccacaaaagaacaacatggtgagcatcgacatcgaccaagttactgagcgtctgattgaagaggttcggaaatacacgcatctgtatgactcctggcggcgaattcttggagagagatttcctctaacgtcggtttggcttccattgtcgtttgcaaacactagcatacacacacacaaaacatcggcgaagaagagcaaacccatgaaaacacaaagagccaactagcgtttcggcggtgtaattgcagtatgacgcatactctcaacgcagaaccataaatgttcacgacggcgtcgtctacgtacgtaggctacaccgtatgttacggcgtaggtcctacgcagaaccataaactgaccttaactgcctatgtcgctgtcagatcaaacgctttgaacagcgttgctatttatgattagctaactttagttacttcactactctcagcgtgtactagatagcacgcaagaaatatatctaattatagaattgtaacagtaactttcgcaatagaatacatgttaaatgattaattacgttaatatattgccttacctgcttgtatcactactatccgctgtctcagtagacaacATCATTTTATACTGTTGaggccaccgtcgtaattcgaaagggaggggtgggcaaatgactcagagattcgttgcaaaactataatacaaagctagtggccgctgattttcaagaactgcgcctttaagatTCAGTCAAATATTGtactataatgtaaacaaatgacaCAGTACAGTTTGGCGATGTAATTGCTGACCGCATTTGTTATGTCTTGCCATCTGCCACTTTTTTTGTCGTAAGGTACTTGTTTGCCAAATGATTCCCCCAATGTTTTTGCTGcgtgtttttttgcttttaccCTGTCTGCTGCAGACGGGTCGTGTTCAGTTGATTCCCGCAGATTTTCACATTCGTCGTACTCTTGGCGATGGCTAGTTCGAAGATGGTGAAAAAGATTGGTTGTTGAGCTGCTTTTGACGGCTACAGACTTTCGGCAAAGTTAACAGACTGCCGTTTTTTGAATAACGTCTGACCTTTGAAAACCAAACCACCTCCATGCTAATGATGACGACCCACGTCTGGCAATTAAATCCAGCGTAGGTTGCGAGGTTGTTGGTGTTTGCATATTTTCTCTCCCTGTTTTCTTGCTCATCTTTAACTTCTGTCATAAAGACAGCATGGATGCGCTGCTATGTCACGCTCTGAATGCGCACGCGCAGACGGCGCAGTAGGTGACTACAGCACGCAGTGAATTCGTGGACAATGAATGCGGATTTTTGATTGGTTATTAAAAGTGAGTGACATACTCGATAATGTGATTTCGCACAttgttaaaacaacatttacgaTATTATCGCATATACGATATATATCGCACACCCCTACCTGCACGTTTATCTCATTGCCTGGACATGCCATAGTAAACATGCAACTGAAAAACacaccagtcaaaagttttcTAAATTTCTAAAATCATGCTGTGCTGCCTTTAATAAactgtttgttaatgtttgttaGTATGAAAGCAATTACAGTTTGAGTAagaatacatttttgggtgaattgtagAGAAAAATGGTCAGGGGCACTGTCATGAAGTAAAATATGTTTGTGATTTTCACCCCATATACAAACGTCAGCACTGTTGCATTTCGCTTTCAAAAGTATCTGTAAAGTATGTAATCATGTGAACAGAAATCGTCGGAATACCCACAAGGATATTTTCCATTCCACGTGAAGAAAGGTGTTTCTTCTAGTCTCTCCTGTGGTGAGGAACCTACACCTTTGCAACTCACCACAGTCCCCAATTAAACTTGAATCCAGAGACTGCCTATTGTCCCACCTCACAATATCCACAGCAACAGTCTCTGCTAATTAGAACTCTCATGTCGCTTGACATGTTATTCTTTAACGATGTAAAACACCCTCAGCCTGTACCATGGTTAAAAATAGGGCATAACCCaaattattgtgtttgtttttgacattgttatcatgtttttttttatagtgaCCACTCTCattacttaaaggtccagtgtgtgattttttgaaggatctattgacagaaatgcaatataatatacataactatgtcttcagaggtgtataaagagcttacacaatgtagcgttatgttttaattagggctgaaacgattcctcgagtaactcgaatacaaaaaaaaggcaaattatttttttattattattattactaacgcacagcccgctaatgTCATGAAAGGGGTGgtaagaacccagatgcaggcagcgttACGGGGTAATAGACAAGACATtaatatatacacaaacaaaaacccacgatgggggggAAACAGCATATACTACATATACAAAACTAGTAAAACAAAACTTCTCACTTGGGAGACAAAACCAGACAGGCACATGAAATGAAACTAAATACCAAACCATAAACGAGACCAGACAAGGACCATACACCAAGGCAATCCAAAAAGGGTATCCACAAGAGCAGGTAACAAGACCACGATATActacaatacaatatacaatgaccgagcacaggacaatgaaacacaagggcattttatacggagactaacaaaggataattaacaagggacaggtgttggggatgaaacactgatggagagataacgaggaacgagagggcgggaacagagacgcgaccAGAGAGAGAGTATGGGAGGTCATAAGTGCcaaaatgtctctctccacacaaaacctaaggctttgtcatgactctgccacaagatcaagaaatacatgacatggagaggcagaatcatgacagctaaactctattcatgttacagggctctcaagtctcacgcattcaccatgagacacacgcattttagtctgttcacacactcacacgtatttctcatgctgataaataagtgatagcttattgaaatggtgaactgctattttacttagttttagtctattttgcgagtgaaacttgttttccggctgcattgagtccataaaactagatgcggacttgtggatgccgaatcctgttatttacacatgtcatctggctgttctgcgtgtctgcgtgaatgaactgcacagtttaacgtgctacacgcgtgatgctcatgaatttgtatgcgtctgcgctgaatgaggacacgGACTTCActtccagagttgctctgagagtttatttcacgaacatgttattgtttgagtgaagaaacagacatactaaaaaataagcatcttccgacaacctgccaaaataaaagtcataggctatatattactatttaaagcgacaacgagcaacttctgctcactgttgccccacgtggttgataagcggaattgtctgtttacagtgtcataaaaactgtcgcaaagatttcccgctggcagccgACGGACCCAGCGGACCCAGATacgctatgaaaacagcgcatagaatgtatatatttatatatatatatatataacgacaacattagcctactcaacgactgaactgttcaacatttacgcggtttactggtctgaactaaataatctgctactttttaccacaacacgtttattgtgtttttttagtcttcatttacaagcactacacacattcatgatgagacacgacaacatgctagctatcgacaccggcaaccatatattatttcatttcaattcaattcaattttatttatatagcgcttttcacaatgtgcattgttccaaagcagctttacaggagcaaataagaaaaacacagagaggtAAAACACCATTAAtcaatggaaaatcagtagaatactcaattagtaaaagaatcaatagctgcagccctagttttaATTACCTTACTTTACGTCCAGACCGCTGCCGCCGCcgagagcgtcaaaaatcgctctggccgccctgccaacaatgctgtagaaagagtcttgggTGCGCTGACGCTCTGATGTAGATcgaaatcttatcttgtatttaaaggggccgcaagcaaacaagcttgttgatcttgtgcagactgaccacaagaGATTGATCGGTAGAaagaactttattgtagttacacgtttgctaacgaatgaaaccaattaaaagccatttgtgtggtgtggcttttgtgttcatggttaagtgcttgtctaatttcaacattataggagacatttactagccttggtctttaattaacattaatttgtgtgcaacctacattacaaactctcctggtcgaagtgtaacgttagctttaatgcagttggtcaaagcggactcaccaggaacacaaacaatcttggtccacgcatcattttttaaatttatgtccctgtacgcaaacagggacgcaTCGTATAGGATTGGGAAACCCACCACAGCA
The Triplophysa rosa linkage group LG7, Trosa_1v2, whole genome shotgun sequence genome window above contains:
- the b4galnt1b gene encoding beta-1,4 N-acetylgalactosaminyltransferase 1 isoform X1 yields the protein MRSLRKTVLLALVASVVLVLAVLHSWPTRVYSTVDVRYRPGPGAERLLEERLPDPDPSASTIPYRVREGVARLLARNGCVCEGESKGVNLPFAQLLFPRVSAHPLHIAFQPSQLHEMKRRRAKEYQSFQMRSQTPADLLIVAEANSPLQYPTQGVEVRPLKTILIPGLALKDLPRDVYSVNFSASLGTFNVAAEVEGVKVRGDGEMHMTLSSSFLPSLNRQLQFITYTNTLFHPSTADTVQLETEGHQALFTIKIRHGVTPKLYNTGSVTDQEYNISALVTIATKTFLRYDKLQDLIDSIRRYYPTVTIVIADDSEHPKTVSGPYIEHYIMPFGKGWFAGRNLAVSQVTTKYVLWVDDDFIFTANTKLEKLVDVLEKTTLDLVGGAVREATGYTATYRQTISIEAGDEDGDCLHMRRGFHHIIQGFPHCVVTDGVINFFLARTDKVQQVGFDPRLARVAHLEFFIDGLGSLHVGSCDDVIVNHATKIKLPWGQSESDKTYAKFRYPPASSDATHTKNGLLYFKNRFQCLTHN
- the b4galnt1b gene encoding beta-1,4 N-acetylgalactosaminyltransferase 1 isoform X2, which codes for MRSLRKTVLLALVASVVLVLAVLHSWPTRVYSTVDVRYRPGPGAERLLEERLPDPDPSASTIPYRVREGVARLLARNGCVCEGESKGVNLPFAQLLFPRVSAHPLHIAFQPSQLHEMKRRRAKEYQSFQMRSQTPADLLIVAEANSPLQYPTQGVEVRPLKTILIPGLALKDLPRDVYSVNFSASLGTFNVAAEVEGVKVRGDGEMHMTLSSSFLPSLNRQLQFITYTNTLFHPSTADTVQLETEGHQALFTIKIRHGVTPKLYNTGSVTDQEYNISALVTIATKTFLRYDKLQDLIDSIRRYYPTVTIVIADDSEHPKTVSGPYIEHYIMPFGKGWFAGRNLAVSQVTTKYVLWVDDDFIFTANTKLEKLVDVLEKTTLDLVGGAVREATGYTATYRQTISIEAGDEDGDCLHMRRGFHHIIQGFPHCVVTDGVINFFLARTDKVQQVGFDPRLARVAHLGVSIT